The following nucleotide sequence is from Triticum dicoccoides isolate Atlit2015 ecotype Zavitan chromosome 7B, WEW_v2.0, whole genome shotgun sequence.
taacactaatatttcttgaataagtactttgaccatagtttgaccggaTTTAACAAATTGAAAAAaccctgaaatttgagcataactttttttcctttaagAATTTGAGGATTCAAAAAAATTTGCAAAACGGCCTATGACCGTCGAATTCGAATGcgaattttcgtgctgaacattttgatatattatgcgtttttatcgacatcgtatgcaaaaagaTATggtcgttttactttttcataacacttttttgcaaaacatgttgaaatttatgtttttaaatttccctaactactagatgtagtaacatacctacatctcgaaggattttaatttttgaaatttttatcattttcttttgtttttttcaaaactgaaaaggcgatacagggaggggggggggtagagtttgaaaattgccctttagtcccggtttgtgtctccaaccggaactaaaggttagacccctttagtcccagtttgtgatacaaaccgggactatatgttggccctttagtcccggtttttgtgacaaaccgggactaaaggggctcgtgaggccccggcctgacgccaacctgccaccacccctttaatcCCGGGTTGTGACACAAACCGAGACTATAGGTCACAAATGAAACGggactaatgcatagccgttcgaatcgGGACTAATGATCATATTAGTTCCGGTTcatttacaaaccgggactaataagCTGAACATtaggtcgtttttctactagtgtgggctCGCATCCCAGTTTAGCACATGTCACCGTTTCGCCCTGCGCAGCAGCTGCATATAGGATAGTAAGCCCAGTATATTTACCACACATGCGGGACAGTTCGCTTTTGACAGAAATCCAACGACCAGAACATCTAGATCGTGAAAACGGACGGCCGAAATTGTCAATCGCTGAGAGAGCTCGCATAAAACGGAGTGTGATGCGTGATGGACGCAACATAAAACGGAGGTACCGATCATCTAGCATGCAATGGGATGGGCTAGCTAGCGTCGTCCACTTCGGTTTCTTTCGTCGCCTCCCACATTTTCTACAAGGCCAGCCAAGAATTTCCTGCCAGTTTCTTCACTACAAATCAATGCACCGCCAGAGGTCTGCCCTTCGTCTCCATCCATCCACACGTCTGCACAATAATCTTCTTCCAAGAACTTGCACATGAGACTATTTTatttcgtcttcttcctcaatgctAGTGCATTACGTCGACGTATAGTCAAGACTGATCAAGGAAAAGTTCGGCGTACACCGtacgttgtgtgtgtgtgtgtgtgacgtgACGCCATGATCGTGTAGCAAGCTGGCTGTCTGTTGCGCCAGGCACGTGATGATCATGCATGCATTTGGAAGTCTTGTCTAAGAAAAAGAAAGAGCACCCGTCAAGGTTAGAAGAAAAACTTGCACATGCAAAGCGAACGTCTACGTACGCTTGGATAGATATGCACCACGAACGGGGAATATGGCCCCCTTTTCCACAGCTAGCCAGAAGATATTTCAGATATGCACATTAATCGTCTTCATTGTTCTTATGAAAGTTTGGTTGTTCCCCACATATGCCATGTAGTGGACATTAATTGTCTCCAACCTAATTCCAGCCATTTTTATGTCAAATACAATAATACGATTACCGATAGCTCAAGAAAagtcttctccccccccccctcccgctgGCGCCACAGCTGGTCCGCCCCGCCTCTGATGGCCCTTGGGCTAGGATCTCGGCCTCCCGCCGGCGAGAGAGACCCCGATCTCATTTTTGTTAGGTTCATCATCTCGGTTCTGGCTTTGTGGCGGTGGTGATGTCCATCGGTAGGAATAATGTCTGCCACGTCTGATCCCCATCCCCACGGTGCATATAGCGTCGTCGGAGGGCATGCAGAGGTGTGTCTCCGTCATATCTCCTAGGATTCAGTGGTTGTTGGTCTGTTTGGATCCAGTTTTCATTCGTGTGGTTATATGATTGATATTTTCAGTCTATGTCTCTCTTCGTCGGTGATGGTTGCTGCATTGGCGCGCTAGTTTCTTAGGGCCTGAACACGATGTCTTCCCGATTGTGTACTACAAGATGGTTTGCCTGACTCCGATAAgagaggggcgatgatgatggtgccccTTCGGTTCGCTACATTGCTTATAGATGTCGGTAGATGGTTTATAGACCTTGTTGTAATTTTAGTTACCTTTAATGTTctttgtactgtcatgattgattATTAATAGATTGGAATTTTCTATTGAAAAAAATCCAACAATACCATTTTTTATCTATAACTTACTACTACTAGTCAAAATGTTTGGCGAATCAGCAATGGGGTAGGCGAATTCCTAACTTCAAGCCACAATTAATTGTATGCATATTCAATTTTCAAACACTTAATTTTACAAAGTGGTTAAATCCAGCCAAGTGAAAAGCCGAACACATGAAGGTTAAATCTTCCAATCCCTTGAGTGACACCATGGGACCTCCATCTCCAGGGTTTCTGACAGGACGATGCCTAATCCCACCCTCCCAACCTCGTTACCCATGTTCGCCACAACATCTCATAATGGAAAATGAAAATCCGCTCAACAAAGGTCGAGAAGACGATTGTTATAGCAGTAGGTTGGCATCAGGAAGAGGTGGCGACAAGCTGCATTAAATCCTAGCTGCCTCAACAGAACGTCACCGGCCAACTCCCAACTCGGAGATGAAGATGGAGGGTAGTGGTGCACTGCAAGATGAAGATGGAGGATAGTGGTGCAGAAAATCCACTGATTTTCAGCACCCACAAAAAACACCACGTGACATACTTATACTATTATTTAACCATTTATTTATTATtggtcaacatacaagcacagtcatGCATATGCATATACGTGACATGGCACATACATATAAGTAGACTACTCAGAGTAGTCATTGTTCCTTATTGATCCCGGTTATTATACTTTTGATCCTTCAACGCGTCCTATTCTAAGGGCAGAGGACGATCTGGTAGTTGGTTCCAGGTGGGCAGGTGAAGGTGCTGGTCTGGTCGTCCTTGGCGTAGCTGTAGGCGTCCGGGCACTTGCCCTTGAAGAACCTCGAGTAGTTTGTCGGCGGGCAGTTGTGCTCGAACTGGCCCCGGCAGCAGTACGTGTCGCCGCCGAACTTGCCGCACGCGCTAGCGCACCCTCCAGGCACCTGCAGCTCCTTGAGGCACTCCTTGGTGATGTCCGTGGCGCAGCGCGCAGCGCGGCACGACCCGCCGACGGGCTCGAAGCTCATGGGCACGTTGAACCCGTCGATGACGGACAGGTCGAAGAAGTCCTTGTTCCCGCCCTGGCCCAGGGTGTACTCCGCCAGCGTGGTGGGCTGCTGGCCGGACACACTGCAGGCCAGCGCGCCGCCGCAGTCGCCCGTGATGCACCGCCCGCGGCCGCTGCCGTCGAAGGTGCACCCGGTGCGCGGCCACACCCTGGCGCCCGCGGTGCCGGCTGGCATGTTGAGCTGCCACGACTTGCCCGGGTCGAGACGCGAGCCGCCGCCTGGGAGCGCGCCCGGCCACACCGTGTAGGAGCAGCGGTTGACGACGGTGATGGTGGCCGCATCTGCGGCGGtggcgacggcgaggactagggcgATGAGGTGGAGGACGCGAGAGGACGCCATGGATGATGCCGCTCTTGGTATTCTCGGACGAGTTGTGATGGTAGTGTGCGTGCAGCGCTGGTGAATGGTGGCCTGCTGCTCTCGCCCGCGGTGGAGGTATTTATAGCCGCAATGCTGCCTGTTGCTAGTACATAAAGTTAGGTTGCATGCGTGTCGTGCTCAGTCCAAAGCTAGCTGGCTCGATCGACGTTTTCCACGATCGCGTTTGGCAGCATGCAATATGCATGCATGTATGGTTCTAGAATCCAAATGATAGATGCCACCTCATGTATGCTTGCAGCAGTGAACAATGCACCACTAGAGGTCTAATGAACGGACGGTCAAAATGAAGACTTATGTGCCAATTGTTTTTGGCCGTCGATGAGGCATTGGTCCGAGGTGATCTCATCTGTTATGCTCCATAATCacctagggcgtgtttggttaTCTACATTGATTTTCAGAGGTTGCATGAAAAAATGGATCAGGCTGAGTGGAGCCAAGCTGAGGAAATACAGGGCAAAATATGGCGTTTACATGTTGTTTGATTGTCTGCATATGGGTCTCTGTATTGTGAAATCAATTTTCACCAATGTTAGGTTGCATACATGCATAACGACTAGGTCGTAAAAACTAGACTTGAACAAAGAGGTTAGAACAGAATGCACACATGACAGCAAACACGCATATGTGCCAGCACACGCACATGTTCGCAAAGAacaacacacgcgcacacacacgcgtTCACAATGAACGACACACAACGTGACAACACACtcatttttttttgagacaagtgACAACACTCTCATAAGTCCCAAAGTACCGTTGTATATGAAAGTACCGTTGTATATTACACTGGGGAGATTAGACGGGCCTTACTTTCCCTTGCTACCCCTAGAAGGGCTACCTAGCCCAATCAACCAGAAGCGTCGAAAAAAGCCATGAGAGTAGCTGCCCCAAAGACAGAAGGCCCAGTTTGAAAGAAAACTGTGTTTCACGTGCATCCAACGGACGGAAATGGTCAAATCGGGACAATGGACGACTGAGGAAACTGATGGCGTGAGAGGCCTCGGTTTAGGCTCGGTTTTATTGTCCTTAATAACATGGCATGTTCTGGTTCTCACGTGAAAATTCTGAAGCGAACGTCACTTTGCATAGCTGATGGGAGGGGAATGGTGCTCCACCGCGAATCCCTGAAATACTGGCCGTTGGATTGCCAGATCTAATGGCACATGTAAGGCCACattttctcaaattcaaatcaatcaATTACAGCCGTCCGATTGTAAAGATTCAACGGCGCCTATGTCATATTACTGGTACACTATATAGTAATAGTATAGATACATATACATAGACAGATATTAAccgagagcaactagttaacaGGCGTTCCTTCGGGAGGATCACAACGATCAACGCCATTTGGCGCGCTCTCAGATGcctgccacgtgtcgcgctctcggCGCTGCCTCcggattttgtttttatttttatttttattttttcgcacgcgttttcggctttttaacgaTTTTTTCCCGGGTTTTTTCGATGTttcggttttccaccggtcttccttaacttttttatttcgcgagagtcacggttttgtttccgtgagaggcacggttgtgctttcgcgagagtcatggccgtgaCTCCCGAAGACGAAAAAAgcacgttttctatttttttccttccgcgagtggcacagttgtgctttcgagagtggcacgattgtgctttcgagagaggccgtgcctctcggaaacgaaaaaaatacgtgttttctgtttttttccttctgagggaggcacggttttgcttctgcgagaggcatggttgtgctttcacgagaggcacggccgtgcctctcggaaacgaaaaaaaacgtgttttctgtttttttctttcgcgaaaggcacgattttgcttccgcgagaggcatggttgtgctttcaccTGAGGCATGGCGGTGCCTCCTCGAAAACGAAAAGAATGTGTTTCCTCTTTgtttttttcttccgtgagaggtatgattttgtttccgcgagaggcacggttgcgatttcgcgagaggcacggatgTGCCTCTTTCTAAAAGGGAAAAACCCCGTGCTCCCGGTTTGGTTTTTTCATTCGGTTTTTGTcgtaaaaaaaagttcgtcaaaacctaccaATATGGGAtccagttttgaagatctcgatgcgaggaatccaacgatgaaaataattcgATATTTGAACGCAAGCTTTAAGAGATAAAaggttttgaataaacgaatctacgaaaaagggagaactcccaggttgcgacaagtggtgcacatgcagcatgccacttgtcgcaacctgagaagGTGGGAGTGATCTTTACAATGAGTACTTCTTaactagttgagggagtcctggattagggggtgtccggatgactggactgtatacatcgtccggactattgaagcgtgaagatacatgactcttggactataacctttggccggactcctggactatgaagatacaagattgaagacttcgtcccgtgtccggatgggactttccttggcgtggaaggcaggcttggcgatacggatatgtagatctcctcccattgtaaccgactctgtgtaaccctagccctctccggtgtctatataaaccggagggttttagtccgtaggacgaacaacaatcataccataggctagcttctagggtttagcctctctgatatcgtggtagatctactcttgtactacccatatcatcaatattaatcaagcaggagtagggttttacctccatcgagagggctcgaacctgggtaaaaacatcgtgtcccttgtctcctgttaccatccgcctagacgcacagttcgggaccccctacccgagatccgccagttttgacaccgacattggtgcttttattgagagttcctctgtgtcgtcatctttatgcTCGATGGCTcccccgatcatcaacaacgatgcggtccagggtgggacttttctccccggacagatcttcgtattcggcgactttgcactgcgggccaattcgcttggccatctggagcagatcgaaagctacgcccctggccatcaggtcagatttggaagtttgaactacacggttgacatccgcagagacttgatcttcgatggattcaagccacagccgggcgcgccgcactggcaCGATGGGCAtggtctagctctgccgccgaacagtgcccaggaggccgccccagtgtccgctcctacccttagctcggagccgactgtgccaatcgaggatgggtggctggacaccgtctcgggggctgcaatccctacggcgatcgagccgaacaccatcctTGTCCTttacgaagctcgtgactccaaggtgccggactccttttcggactctgaaccttccgcgcccctgccgaccgaacccgattgggcgccgatcatggagtttgccgccgcggacatctttcagcactcgcccttcggcgacattctgaattcaataaagtctctctctttatcaggagagccctggcgggactatggtcagcaaagatgggatgcggatgacgaagaaatttaaatcccacccaccacccacttcatagccactatcgatgatttaaccgacatgctcgacttcgactccgaagacatcgacagtatggacgacgatgtaggaaacAAAcaggaaccaacgcctatagggcactggacaatcacctcatctcacgatgtatacatggtggacacacctaaaagaaaagaCGACaaggaacaaagggacgcaacgagggatcgttccctcgaaaagcagtcaaagcggcggcgtaagcagcGCCCCAAACCCACCTCGACAgaaacagcagccatacagacccagccacagagcagggcgatccggcggacgacgaacatgccattgagcaaccgtccgaacagggcaactcggGTAAacgaaccgaacaacccgtccacaGCGAAtacaatagtccggacgacctcacaccggacaagttgctggagcataagaacctccacaaaaggctcgtcgccactgcgcgcagcctgaaaaagcagaagcggaaagctcaaaacagcggaagatgcactcagaatcagatggggcaaagtactcaataccgcagacaaatacggcgacagtcgccacacaaagagctattcaAAGAGAAAATTActtccggaatttgatgaggaggccttagagcccccgcaatcaaaaaatatgGAAGCCACCCGGTcagataaacaaccccatggccaacatagagcggcaaatggcgccgcacacaagccggcacgcagtccgcacaaggattcgcatcaaaaagaaggcccagccagatctatctacggtccgagaaagcaagctctagtaagcaatgcaacacaacaagtatCTGAACATCAcgtcacacccaaatataggggtgccgcacaccccctatgtttcaccgatgaggtgctggaccatgaatttctagcgggattcaagcccgtaaacatagaggcatacgaggaacaacagaccctggagtctggattgaggattatatcctccacatacacatggctagaggagatgacctccacgccataaaatacttacccctcaagctcaatggGCTAGCCCGGCATTggattaaaagccttcccgaaaacaccatcggaagttgggaagagctcaaggatgcttttcgggcaaattttcaagggacctatgtccgacctccggatgcagacgatctaagtcatataactcaacaacccggagagtcagcccggaaacactagaacatatttcttactaaaaagaaccagatagtcgactgtccggacgccgaagccttagcagctttcaaacacagcgttcgagacgaatggcttgccagacacctcggccaagaaaagccaagaacattggccgttaacaagcctcatgacccgcttttgcgcaggagaggatagctggttggcaagaagcagtaccagcgacccaagtacatccgaagtcagggatggaaacgggaaaccgcgacgtagcaaggactagcgccgaaccaagggaaacaacccgaagagcgcggcagtcaacgccggattcaaaagctctcgacagaatcagaaaaagctacccttcaaggataacagggacgagctatctaacctaaacaaaatcttggacaaaacatgccaaatccatagtactcccgggaagcctgcaaaccatacacacaaagattgttgggtcttcaagcaatccggcaaacttaacgccgaacataaggggctcgacacaccaagcgaggacgatgacgaaccccacgagcagagcaccggagaacaaaacaagttcccacaagaagtcaaaacagtaaactcacttcacgtgacaaaagggaaaaacaaagtggcgcctatagagatacccGCCATGCGGCCTGTCCAagaggagtcctgccactggttgttaaaaccaatcaccttcgaccatcaggattactctagaagtatccggaatgcaggctggactgccttgatattagatccgataatcgacggactccactttacacaagtcctaatggacgacggcagtggtctaaacctgctatatcaggacacaatccgcaaaatggggataaacccaacaaaaattcgccatggcaacatatcctttcaaggggtaacgccaggcccagatacccattgtacgggttctctcctgttGGAAGTTATGTTCAGCTCCCCCGACAACTTTTGCCgcaaaaagctaaccttccacatcgccccatttacaagtagctatcaagcactactgggacgcggagcttttgcccgctttaacgcaataccgcattatgcacccCTTACGATTAAAATGCCCGATCCATGAGgcgtcatctcattaaagggaaatatcgagtgttcctcgagcgcggaagactgtgcggctgccttgacagccacacattaaaccagcttcactaatcaaagcacctaaacaggtcgttcagaccccggacatggctagacgagttcgGAGTAaacatacaaggggctccgcgcgcgtacaacaagagacaataaagctcaattctacccattttctaaattatactttgtttatttaatataacatagattttcgcacgatctttttcaactaagttcctctcttttacagatgaacaccgtgctacacccgtccaggatacggcacaacgtagacacaggcgcagacgtgcagtagggacccgttccaaggattcttttcagattaagagccTGTGTAAACCTTCCTCACTGtcccttgttgatacacatcccccggtttctggttataaccaaagaggaggctggcgtcttggcatgtggccacgtcagaattttgcgcgtacctggacaccaggggcttcttaccaagggcgttgttcagcccattttcataaagaccgaataccttagggagtgttcggcgtcgcgagtttggccttatatgcatcagctccgaatcatgtctttggtcaaatgttgggtttgcccggcttctgtgtttttctgccttacgttcctctctatcggctaaggcggcaccaggagaactactgcgattgtgccccggttcgtccaggcgagcacctcagtagagaaagccgaaaactgactgtcatgatatagcgtgagactggtcaaccactcgatgacccgccggagtctttaggattcctccgcattaacaaagggtcgtttcccggccaggcacactcgcgccccgagctcgggtgagcgcggtgcccctaggggctatatagtagccccactgtcaaactcctatggcgaagtaaaagtgataaagcattataggccggttgcctagttcgctgcgctatcacctcctttataggaccaagacgttggatcaagtgtgaaaatgcgccttctgcgaacacccccgcattatatgcgtgggggctgaagccaaagactaccatctttcaggttatatacacatatacattaacggccgcaccggaggtattctaattcttgaaagcacaagtataaaaagcttttatattccatcaaaacattgttttacaataatacatgttattcgaacataacatccttcgagcactgcgtctctattaaacgagcgccctgcagcagttcctaaaaatagtgctcggcaagtactcggctttcgtccgaatcttgggatgcaacagcactggccttcatctccgcccagtatgtcttgacacgggcaaaagccatctgtgcaccctctatgcacgccgacctcttcattgcattaatatgcggcaccgcaccgaggaactgctgcaccaagctaaaataactctccgGCTCGGGCCTttttggccacagatgactcacgacatacttcatggcgagtccagataaACTATTCAGCTCCGCTCATGCAGCCAAATgaccggttaatggaagtgggcgctctggattgtggaactgcgaccaaaaaagcttgtcCACTTCGTGGTCCTTCTGATCACGGAAGTGTTCGACGCGTCCGCGGCACtcaccgccaagtccagataagtgttcgccgcactccactgctGGTCCAACGGAGCGTAtttcggatccccgaacttcatccgcagcataaagggatttccagccgtgatatctccggcctgacgtagctcctccttcatagctctcatcgcagaacgagtatccttggcctcggtagtgaccttttctaggtccttctttgccacccgatcttctttttcaagaagcttgcagcgatcggcagcattcttcaactttacattCATCTCGGCCATttgcttcttgctttggcagtgagcagcctgttcggctttcagctcttcagccgcctttaaggcagccgcatcgctttttctggcctgctccttggctcgggtaaGTTCCACCCGAagcttctccatggcagcggcaccatctgcatcaagcacacatgttgtaaggtacgggcatcaagctcctcttaccaggtgtctttggagaaattacataccttgtgcctcgtccagccgcttgttgacaagcgcgatgtcggcatctgccacgtcaaattgccgctttagttcgacaaattcatcagtccggctagccaccgaacacttCGCCACCTGCATAAGAAAGGTGACATatcatacctgggattatgatcctcggcgcgccattgtttttgacaacacaccgagtctcaggggctactatctatacagggcgcatcttatatgcggatctgtcaaaaggtacatcatttcgcgtacctcaaaacctgtcagtaaactcctgttgGCCTCGTACAAcctgctctccgcggatgaaatccttccaatcaccgtatccatcagcgcacggtgttcttctgagatagacgctcgcccgagcagatccttcagctcctccgaccgtgcaccggacggtgctagactcgtccgatggcctttttcgaaggccggacatggagggccttggggggccatacgactgccttccggcgctgccggattcggagaaaccctctgtgacgacacctcatggtcgcccgcctcgcaaggagcactacaagaaatatgtcaactagtgaccttctatcagtgaccctggaagaattggtcatagatctatgaccatttgagaccaattggtcaaaagctgttcggggggctccaaaccctaaaccattgcgaccattttggtcagaaaggtcgtaatttccttacacgaaatggtcacgaaGCAAACAGGGCTGAtccactgccttatttctagttgttaacgaccaatatagatggtcatggccttgtagattgtggtgggttgtgatgactaggcgccatctcatcagttttgcctatgtgtcatgtccatgtgtgaatttttgccctaggttgtgaagcaacctatatttctgttattccaaaaattcccaaaaaattctcataaattgtttggatcatatcttcatcaaatatgtaaaaaaccttccttgcctagttcaaaaataactcaacaatattcattttcctattctgttcaaagcagcactttgtgaaggaagtaccattttggcatgtctaaatggtatccattttctacaatgctttcctctacccaaataaccatcctccaccaaattctagctcaatccattcattattttgagcccagcttcaatattcttatttatgtccagtgtggtactttgcaaagcaagtaccacctaggctcctccttttgagctgaaaatttgtgaagacggtcttcttagtaactgatcatcctcagccaaaactcacgcccattatccatgtgcatttctcgtaccgctaatcaaacacttggctgcttattaatgtttgagcatcgatcggtctcctcatgagaatcttatgttgtgattttcttcctagcacctacctgggaagtgcccaacccactagatatGCCTAGGACAcctagaacacatggcaacgccacggtcacgcggtgaccacgcggcgggcatgctagtttacgcgctctagagttggagccctcagccaccatcc
It contains:
- the LOC119342168 gene encoding alpha-amylase/trypsin inhibitor-like — its product is MASSRVLHLIALVLAVATAADAATITVVNRCSYTVWPGALPGGGSRLDPGKSWQLNMPAGTAGARVWPRTGCTFDGSGRGRCITGDCGGALACSVSGQQPTTLAEYTLGQGGNKDFFDLSVIDGFNVPMSFEPVGGSCRAARCATDITKECLKELQVPGGCASACGKFGGDTYCCRGQFEHNCPPTNYSRFFKGKCPDAYSYAKDDQTSTFTCPPGTNYQIVLCP